GTGGGAGATTATTCCTGACCACCCCTAACCGTTTCAGCTTAGGACCAGATCCCCACACCGGACTCTGGGCCGGAGGATTCCTACCCCGACGCTGGACCGATGCCTATGTCCGTCGGCAGGGAGGAATCCCCCCGCAGAGAAATCTCCTCTCCCTCTGGAGGTTATCCCGATTGCTGGATAGGACAGGATTTAAACGTCACCAAATTTTCTTACCCTATGTCCCCGAAGGTCAGCGTGTCCACTTCTCGGTATGGATGAATCGATGGATCGATTTATACCATATAGCCCGACAACTGCCGGTGAGTCGTCATCTGCTTTATGTGCTGGGACCTTTATTCTATGCGGTATGTAAGAAAGAGGAGAGATAAAGCCCGGTGCAGTCCTTATACCGCTCCAGAAATTTGCGTGATTTTATTCATTTAAATTGTCGATTACGGCTAAAAGAATACTCCACCCATGGGTCATCAAACCTTTAAAACTCCTAATCTGGCCATAAATTTTATCATCTTATCCGGAGGGGAACTCCTCGGTAAGATTCTCACCATGGTGGCATTTGCCTATCTGGCTCGGGTACTGGGACCGGATGCTTTTGGTATCGTTGAGTTTGCCATAGCAGTGGCTTTTGTTTTCAGTCTGCTCGTGGATGGAGGTTTCGATAAGTATGGGGCAGTTGAAGTTGCTAAGGACAAGAACATCGTAATCTACTTCACCGCATCTATCCTTACGGCACGGTTTCTACTATCTCTGGGAGCCTTTATCGTATTGGCAATTCTGGTTGGCATCATTGATAAACCATGGTTGGTAAAACAAGTGGTTCTGCTCTACGGTTTAACCCTGTTCGGAATACCGGGACTTCTGAAATGGGTTTTTCAGGCTTATGACCAGATGCAGTGGGTGGCTATAACTTCCCTGGTACGGCAATTCATTTTTACGGCCGGGGTCTTTCTATTCATTCGTAAACCGGAACAGACCTGGGCTGTAGCCCTGATCGAAGTGGTTGCCACCGGCAGTGCCGTTGCCTTCAATCTCGGTCTCTTTCGATACTATTTTGGCCCACTCCGACTCCATTTTGATATTAGCTTTATGGGCTCCCTCTTTCGGCAGACTCTACCCATCTGCCTGAGTCAGATGATGATGGCACTTAAACTTTATCTTTCTACTCTCTTCCTTGGAATGTTGATGGACAGTAAGGAGGTTGGTTGGTTCGGTTCTGCTCACCGAATTGTATTAGCCCTAAATACCTTTGGAGCCCTTTATCTCTTTAACCTGCTCCCTTCCATTGCCCGTTGTGCCCATCAACCCTCTGAAACCTTGCAGCGCCTCATGGGGACCTCTCTTCAGGTCACGACCTGGGCAACCGGGTTTCTGAGTACAATGGTGACCCTCTTTGCGAGTCAACTGATACCCGTTGTTTACGGAATCCAATATCAGCGGGGAATCTATATCCTTCAAGTACTCATCTGGTTTGTTCCGGTTTCCCTGGTAAGCAGCCACTACCGCTACGCACTCGTTGGATTGGGTAAACAGAACCTGGATTTCCTCAGTACCACACTAGGGACCGGTGCCGGGGCGATTTTTAACCTCTTACTTATTCCACGATACGGATCCCTGGGAGCTGCATGGACTATGTTAAGCTCGGAAGCCTTAACTGGAGTCCTGGCGTATTATTTCGTACATCATAAAATTATGCCTATACCGATCTGGCCTCACTTACTTAAACCCCTACTTGCCGGGGCTATAATGATAATCCTGCTTCCCCTGTTACCTGCCTTTAATTTCTGGATAGGATGTGGTACAGCGGTGGTATTATACGGGGTGGTGCTGCTTTTTTTACAACCGGGTTTGGTCACCGATATCCGTACACGGACCCTGGGAAGCAGGTAAAGTAACTTAAACGGGGGACATGGCGATGAACTTAACAAATTTATCACTGCGAGCTATACAAATTCGACTTTTTTTGACCTGCTGGATGATCTTTGTTTTACACTTTGCAACGGATTTTGTGCGGGAACATTATCTGGTTTTGAGTATCGTCGATGATTTTTCCTTTCGGCTCGATAAATATGCAGATCTTCATCCGGATATTTTCGTAATACCCGGTCGGGGTGCCTATCACGGCGCTAACCCCGGGGCTTCTATGATAGGAGCCATCCCCTACTTTATATTTAAACCCATCATTCATCGGATCGCCCACTATGATCCCAAGGCAGCGCCACGACCTCCCTCTGGAGAGGAGATATCTGCCGAATACAAAGATCCTCGACCCTTGCGGGTTAAATTCTACAAGCAGGTTCGGGAAAGGGGTCTGGATAAGCTATTCGGACTTGTAGGTTTTGTAACAATGGCCTTTGCTATGGCACCTCTTTCGGCCCTCGGTGCCGTCACGATGTTCAACACCTTGGGCAAATTAGGCCTTTCAAATCAGCTCTCCCTGGGAATGTCCCTACTCTATGCTCTGGGGACCCCCATCTTTTTTAGAACCGGCTACCTTAATCAGAACCTCATGGTGGGTATCTTCGCATTCATGGCCTTCAGTCTCCTTTGGCAACCGGAGCAAAGAAACCCCTCCAGGGTCCGATCCCGATATATCCTTGCAGGACTTCTCGGAGGTCTGGCTTTTCTCTGTGATTATAGTGGTGGAATCGCTTTGTTTTTAGTGGGTTGTTATGGCCTCCTGCGACGCAGGGACTCGGTCTCCTTCCCACAGGCTTTCAAAGACTCTCTTTGGTATGCGGTCGGTGCTGTAGGACCTGTAGCTCTGCTCTGGTTTTATCAGTGGAGTTGTTTTGGAAACCCCTTCTACCCGCCACAACACCATATGGCTCCCAAGGAATGGATGGACGTTGGCTATAAAGGGGTTGGATGGCCTACCAAAGAACTTACCTGGAGACTTTTGTTTGATCCCCAATTTGGATTGTTTATAGCTTCTCCAATTTTATTACTTGCTTTTTTTGCTCCCGTTCTGACTCGCTTTAAGAAAAATATCCTCCCGGCCCGGGAAACCTGGTTTGCCCTGATCTTTTTTGTAACCTTTTTGCTGTTCTTCGGAAGCGTTCAATACACCCGACTTCAATGGAACACGGGAATCCGCTATATAATCCCGGTAATCCCCTTTCTCTTTTTACTCACGGTTGCCGTCCTGATACGAATGCCCCGGATATGGGTCTATACCTTTGCCGTCCTCGCCTTTGCAGAATCCTGGTGTATGAGTATGGTCCGCAACCAGAGTTTCCAGACAGGCATTTTGGATTCGGTTATTCAGGTCTTCCTCCAGGGTTTTCAACTGCCCTGGCTGACGACCCTGTCTAAAATGGCAGCCCAATATGCCCCATTTTTGGAAAACGGTGGCGTGTCCCCCCTTCCTTTATTTGTGTTATGGGGATCCCTGATTTATGGTATCTGGCGGTTTAAACTCCCCAGCGAAAAGGTCCAAAAACTAGACGCCTCCGAAAGATAAGAATCCTTCCCCTCGCTCCCTCCCCTTCCCTCCCCGTGGACGGGGAGGGAAGGGGAGGGACTATTTAGACAAAATCATCGGATAATAAATCTCTTTCAATTCAAAAAGGGTACTTTTTACGAAAAGGTATAGGCTTTGCGTAAAATCAATTTAAAACAGCAGATTCATCACAAGAGCCGTTAGAATCGCAATAGCCTGGTATATCCTATGAATAAAAATACTTACTCTCTGTTATTAGTACCTTTTGTAAAATTGCGTCGTTCTCGGCCCTCACCCCCGGCCCCTCTCCCACGCTGTGGGAGAAGGGAGGCCATTTTAAGGTTAAGCTGAAAAGTCCCATCGGGGGGGGGAACAACGGGTAGCCCCCGACTTACGTCAGGGGATCCAGTCATCCAGAATTTTCTTCAAGCTCCGAAGGAAGCCCCCCCCACTCCTCTATATCCCCCCGTACATGGGGGGAAGGGGGGCGGGGGAATTGAGGAGTGGTCTGTTAAACAGGTCGCCCTGCCGGGGCTGATTTTCTTATCCTGGCCCGTAGGGGGGCCGGGAGTGAGGGAGAGAGAAGTCATGTAGGTTTAAGCAAATCGGGATTCTATACGAGGGGCAAACGATACGCCGGAGAGATTAAATACCTTTATTGTAAGATGATTAAGTTTGACTCCGAGGGAGTTACTTCTTTTTTGACGATTCCGCTAAGAGGCTGAGTTCCTGACTGGGATACAGGTCGTGTTCTCATTCAAAAGGCATGGAAATATACCGTTCAGGGGTAGGCAACAACCGGCATGGGCCTGTCAGGCTTGGAAGAAGTTCAGCTTATCTGTCTGGGGAATCAGCGGGGAATGGATAGGAAGAATCTTCCATGAAGCCAGGCCGAGGCCCATGAGGGTAATAGAAGAAACGTATAACCTAAAAAAGGGGGTATAAAAGATGAGAGTTCTTTTGGTAAATCCGTTCCAGGTAAACCTGGTAAATAAGAAGGGCCGTATTTATAATCGAACCTGGACGCCATTGGATCTGGCCAATTGTGCTGCAATACTGGAAAAAGAGGGTATAGAGGTTGCCATCCTGGACGCCAATGCTGAACAAATCGGTCCCCAAGAAGTGGCCAGGCAGGCTATGGGGTATGATAAAGTCTTCATTACTTCGACCAGTCTCGATCGCTGGCAGTGCCCTCAATTGGACATCAATCCGTTCTTGAAAACTGTACATACACTAAACCAGGTAGTACCTGAAGTATACGTCATGGGAAGCCATGGAACCGTCAAACCGGTAGAAATGTTACAGGAGACTCGAGCTCGGGCGGTTATCCGTGGAGAACCCGAACGAACCGTCCTCGACCTGTGCAAGAATACAAACCTTTCCCAGGTTCTTGGAATTACTTACAAAAATGGGGATCAGATCCTATCCAACTCAAATCAAAAGCCGGTTAATCTCAACGAACTGCCTCTACCGGCTTTTCATTTGTTACCCATGAAGCGTTACTATTATGAAGTGATGGGACCTAATTTCTCTTTATTTGAAATGTCCCGAGGATGTGCTTCTGAATGCACTTTTTGCCTGCTAGAAACCTACGGAGCCGGGGTACGTCGAAAATATACTGAGAAACTGATCCAAGAAGTTGAGTACGGAATCAAGAACTTCGGAATACGTAATGCCTATTTTATAGACCTGGAATTTACTGTTCTCCGCAGACAAGTTATGGAATTCTGCAAGTATCTGATAAAGCAAAATTACCAGTTTAACTGGTGCTGCCAAACTCGATTCGATCTGGTAGATGAAGAGTTGCTGGACCACATGAAACGGGCCGGCTGTCGACTGATCCACTTCGGCGTCGAAGCAGGGAGCGATAAGACCCTGGAAATTGTGAACAAAGGGATTACCATAAAGGCCATTCGGGAAGGAATGAAAAAAGTTAAAAAGGTCGGGATTGAAACGGCCTGCTTTTTCATGATCGGATTCCCTGAATCCGATTATCAAGATATGCAAGACATTATAAACTTCGCGCTTGAGCTGGGTCCGGATTATCCTCTTTTCCATATCGCAGCCCCTTATCCTGGAACCAAACTCTATGAGCAGGTCAAGAACGATCCCCACGTTCGTTATAGCGATGAGAGTCTTTTTCCGGAAGCTGTGGTAGGACGCTTTACCTTAGAAGAGCTTAAAGCCATGACCCGCAAGGCCTATCTCCGGTATTACCTGCGACCGTCCTATGTTTTTTCCCGACTTCGGAAGGGTCAGTTTCATATTCTGGGGAATCAGTTTAAACTCTTTTGGTCGTTTGTCATGTCTTAAGAAGAGCATCCCTGAGCTTAGGAAATATTTATCCTGTAATCGGTCGAGGGCAAATCCTTGGGAGCAAGCAACGGAT
This is a stretch of genomic DNA from Candidatus Limnocylindrales bacterium. It encodes these proteins:
- a CDS encoding flippase → MGHQTFKTPNLAINFIILSGGELLGKILTMVAFAYLARVLGPDAFGIVEFAIAVAFVFSLLVDGGFDKYGAVEVAKDKNIVIYFTASILTARFLLSLGAFIVLAILVGIIDKPWLVKQVVLLYGLTLFGIPGLLKWVFQAYDQMQWVAITSLVRQFIFTAGVFLFIRKPEQTWAVALIEVVATGSAVAFNLGLFRYYFGPLRLHFDISFMGSLFRQTLPICLSQMMMALKLYLSTLFLGMLMDSKEVGWFGSAHRIVLALNTFGALYLFNLLPSIARCAHQPSETLQRLMGTSLQVTTWATGFLSTMVTLFASQLIPVVYGIQYQRGIYILQVLIWFVPVSLVSSHYRYALVGLGKQNLDFLSTTLGTGAGAIFNLLLIPRYGSLGAAWTMLSSEALTGVLAYYFVHHKIMPIPIWPHLLKPLLAGAIMIILLPLLPAFNFWIGCGTAVVLYGVVLLFLQPGLVTDIRTRTLGSR
- a CDS encoding radical SAM protein, producing MRVLLVNPFQVNLVNKKGRIYNRTWTPLDLANCAAILEKEGIEVAILDANAEQIGPQEVARQAMGYDKVFITSTSLDRWQCPQLDINPFLKTVHTLNQVVPEVYVMGSHGTVKPVEMLQETRARAVIRGEPERTVLDLCKNTNLSQVLGITYKNGDQILSNSNQKPVNLNELPLPAFHLLPMKRYYYEVMGPNFSLFEMSRGCASECTFCLLETYGAGVRRKYTEKLIQEVEYGIKNFGIRNAYFIDLEFTVLRRQVMEFCKYLIKQNYQFNWCCQTRFDLVDEELLDHMKRAGCRLIHFGVEAGSDKTLEIVNKGITIKAIREGMKKVKKVGIETACFFMIGFPESDYQDMQDIINFALELGPDYPLFHIAAPYPGTKLYEQVKNDPHVRYSDESLFPEAVVGRFTLEELKAMTRKAYLRYYLRPSYVFSRLRKGQFHILGNQFKLFWSFVMS